One genomic region from Haloarcula taiwanensis encodes:
- a CDS encoding NADH dehydrogenase → MTENVVVLGSGYAGAGAIKSLEDELDGEADVDVTWVSETDYHLVLHESHRCIRDPSVQENIAIPVHEIKQPSTAFIQDEVVGIDTDAREVALADSAAVEYDYLLVGLGSQTAFFGIDGLEEHALTLKSLDDALNIHDNIQQAAREASTNDPAQVVIGGAGLSGIQTAGEVAEFRDEHNAPIDIHLVEGLDQVLPNSDPELQGALRKRLEAADVNIKCGEFIGEVDEETVYIGDEDELDYDVLVWTGGITGRDCMQDVDLDKDERNHRVHAEGNFQTEDERVFAIGDSALIDQPGDQPAPPTAQAAWQAAEVAGENLARAARGQPLKTWTHKDKGTVVSVGEKAVAHDVVNVPVETFGGLPAKLLKKAIAARWINDVTGVGRAAKAWPDM, encoded by the coding sequence ATGACAGAGAACGTGGTCGTGCTCGGGTCGGGGTATGCCGGCGCGGGGGCAATAAAGAGTTTAGAGGACGAGTTAGACGGTGAGGCGGACGTTGATGTCACGTGGGTTTCTGAGACGGACTATCATCTGGTCTTGCACGAGTCTCATCGGTGCATTCGGGACCCGAGTGTTCAGGAGAACATCGCTATCCCTGTTCACGAGATCAAGCAGCCCTCGACCGCCTTCATTCAGGACGAGGTCGTCGGCATCGACACCGACGCTCGGGAGGTCGCCCTCGCCGACTCCGCTGCTGTCGAGTACGACTACCTGCTGGTCGGGCTGGGTTCCCAGACCGCATTCTTCGGTATTGACGGGCTCGAAGAGCACGCTCTGACGCTCAAGAGCCTCGACGACGCCCTCAATATCCACGACAACATCCAGCAGGCCGCTCGCGAAGCCTCGACCAACGACCCCGCGCAGGTCGTCATCGGCGGCGCTGGCCTCTCGGGCATCCAGACCGCCGGCGAGGTCGCCGAGTTCCGCGACGAACACAACGCGCCCATCGACATCCACCTCGTCGAGGGCCTCGACCAGGTGCTGCCCAACAGCGACCCGGAACTCCAGGGCGCGCTGCGCAAGCGCTTGGAAGCCGCCGACGTGAACATCAAGTGCGGTGAGTTCATCGGCGAGGTCGACGAGGAGACCGTATACATCGGCGACGAGGACGAACTGGACTACGACGTGCTGGTCTGGACCGGCGGCATCACCGGCCGGGATTGCATGCAGGATGTGGATCTGGACAAAGACGAGCGCAACCACCGCGTCCACGCTGAGGGGAACTTCCAGACGGAGGACGAACGGGTCTTCGCCATCGGCGACTCGGCGCTGATCGACCAGCCGGGCGACCAGCCCGCGCCACCGACCGCTCAGGCCGCCTGGCAGGCCGCCGAGGTGGCCGGCGAAAACCTCGCCCGGGCGGCACGGGGTCAGCCGCTGAAGACGTGGACCCACAAGGACAAAGGGACGGTCGTCTCCGTCGGGGAGAAAGCCGTCGCCCACGACGTGGTGAACGTCCCAGTTGAGACGTTTGGCGGGCTGCCCGCGAAACTGCTGAAGAAAGCGATTGCCGCCCGCTGGATCAACGACGTGACCGGCGTTGGTCGGGCCGCCAAGGCCTGGCCCGACATGTAG
- a CDS encoding cyclic pyranopterin phosphate synthase has translation MLEDDFGREVSGVRVSLTDRCNFDCVYCHNEGLGDTRGPMEAQDDELTADTIVAFLEVAAEFGVDSVKFTGGEPMLREDLEAIVRRAPDEMEVSMTTNGTFLPGRAPDLVDAGLERVNVSQDALDSEAFAELTQSGAYDRVLEGVEAALDAGLAPVKLNMVVFEPTAGYVPKMVDHVAENPGLQLQLIEYMPELAGHPEWAIDIDRVHDWLEDRADKVEHREMHDRKRYWMHSSDAAVESSGATTSLAASDGGVRTEPVNNHNSGMVEIVDPVGNENFCANCHRVRLTHDGYLKGCLNRNDDLRDIGTTKESMRAAFRETVDTRVPYYGEYMVETEDGEWEINEAYIDTDGDRAPYEYSE, from the coding sequence ATGCTCGAAGACGACTTCGGTCGCGAGGTCTCCGGTGTCCGCGTCTCCCTCACCGACCGGTGTAACTTCGACTGCGTCTACTGCCACAACGAGGGGCTGGGCGACACACGGGGCCCGATGGAGGCACAGGACGACGAACTCACTGCCGACACCATCGTGGCCTTCCTCGAAGTCGCCGCCGAATTCGGGGTCGACTCGGTGAAGTTCACCGGCGGGGAGCCGATGCTTCGGGAAGACCTCGAAGCGATTGTCCGCCGCGCCCCCGACGAGATGGAGGTGTCGATGACGACCAACGGCACCTTCCTCCCCGGACGCGCCCCGGACCTCGTCGACGCCGGACTCGAGCGAGTCAACGTCTCGCAGGACGCCCTCGATAGCGAGGCCTTCGCCGAACTGACACAGAGCGGGGCCTACGACCGCGTTCTCGAAGGCGTCGAAGCGGCGCTGGACGCCGGCCTCGCCCCGGTGAAGCTCAATATGGTCGTCTTCGAGCCGACCGCGGGCTACGTTCCGAAGATGGTCGACCACGTCGCCGAGAACCCCGGCCTCCAGCTCCAACTCATCGAGTACATGCCCGAGCTGGCTGGCCACCCGGAGTGGGCCATCGACATCGACCGCGTCCACGACTGGTTGGAAGACCGCGCCGACAAGGTCGAACACCGGGAGATGCACGACCGCAAGCGCTACTGGATGCACAGCAGTGACGCGGCGGTCGAAAGTAGCGGCGCGACCACATCGCTGGCCGCGTCCGACGGCGGCGTTCGGACGGAGCCGGTCAACAACCACAACAGCGGGATGGTCGAAATCGTCGACCCCGTCGGCAACGAGAACTTCTGTGCGAACTGCCACCGCGTCCGGCTCACCCACGACGGGTATCTCAAGGGCTGTCTGAACCGCAACGACGACCTGCGCGACATCGGCACGACCAAGGAGTCGATGCGCGCCGCGTTCCGCGAGACAGTCGACACCCGCGTCCCCTACTACGGCGAGTACATGGTTGAAACAGAGGACGGCGAGTGGGAGATAAACGAGGCGTACATCGACACTGACGGGGACCGTGCGCCCTACGAGTACTCGGAGTAG
- a CDS encoding alcohol dehydrogenase — translation MPDTSVAADLDSPFRFEYEPATLRYAPDAVQSLGAELDAQGYNSALVVCGATVGDTPAVMDPVREGLGDRLAGTFAETTPAKRLGTACDGLERLREVDADCLVAVGGGSSLDVAKIISILAATDRDPAAVGQAFVDSGTIAVPEAELPPIIAAPTTLAGADLSLVAGVTAAPDTCPVNEPASGGVSDPKLMPEAVCYDPDLIATTPRPILAASAMNGFDKGIETLYAASATPVTDATASRGLGLLTDGLLAFGTGDDDPWVYQSLTQGLMLVQYGISRADGTTLSLIHALGHGLTRAYEVQQGAAHAVIAPHALSYLFEQVDGRRSLLADALGAGDASDPTAAVIDQINDVVTALGLPTRLRDVDGPGREAFPEVADAVLEDAFIANAPSELAPTRKDIVSVLESAW, via the coding sequence ATGCCCGACACATCGGTTGCCGCTGACCTCGATTCCCCGTTCCGGTTCGAGTACGAGCCTGCGACACTCCGATACGCCCCTGACGCCGTGCAGTCGCTGGGTGCGGAGTTAGACGCGCAAGGCTACAACAGTGCGCTGGTCGTCTGTGGCGCGACCGTTGGTGACACGCCGGCTGTGATGGACCCCGTTCGGGAGGGTCTCGGCGACCGACTGGCCGGCACCTTCGCCGAAACGACGCCAGCCAAGCGGCTCGGCACCGCCTGCGACGGACTCGAACGCCTCCGAGAAGTCGATGCCGATTGTCTCGTGGCCGTCGGCGGTGGGAGCAGTCTCGACGTTGCGAAAATCATCAGTATCCTCGCAGCGACTGACCGCGACCCGGCGGCTGTCGGCCAAGCGTTTGTCGACTCCGGAACGATAGCTGTCCCCGAGGCGGAGCTGCCGCCGATTATCGCCGCCCCGACGACGCTGGCCGGCGCTGACCTGTCTCTCGTCGCCGGGGTCACAGCCGCGCCAGACACCTGCCCTGTGAACGAGCCTGCCAGTGGTGGTGTCAGCGATCCGAAACTGATGCCCGAAGCAGTCTGTTATGACCCCGATCTGATTGCGACGACGCCCCGTCCGATCCTCGCGGCGTCAGCGATGAACGGCTTCGATAAAGGTATCGAGACGCTGTACGCGGCCAGCGCAACGCCAGTAACCGACGCCACAGCCTCTCGCGGCCTCGGCCTTCTCACGGACGGACTGCTCGCATTCGGTACTGGTGACGACGACCCATGGGTGTACCAGTCGCTCACCCAGGGTCTCATGCTCGTCCAGTACGGCATTTCGCGGGCTGACGGGACGACGCTCTCACTGATTCATGCCCTCGGTCACGGGCTGACCCGGGCCTACGAGGTCCAGCAGGGCGCGGCCCACGCGGTCATTGCTCCGCACGCACTCTCATATCTGTTCGAGCAGGTCGACGGTCGGCGGTCGCTTTTGGCCGACGCACTCGGCGCCGGCGATGCTTCAGACCCCACTGCTGCGGTCATCGACCAAATAAACGACGTGGTGACTGCGCTTGGACTCCCGACGCGACTTCGGGATGTCGACGGGCCCGGCCGCGAGGCGTTCCCCGAAGTTGCTGATGCCGTCCTCGAAGACGCCTTCATAGCGAACGCCCCGTCAGAACTGGCACCCACACGAAAGGACATTGTCAGTGTGTTAGAGTCGGCCTGGTAG
- a CDS encoding sulfate transporter has translation MSFRFRDRTTVSLSWTELTGAVGDSATVLPVVVAVAVLTELSLPVMLVWFGVFQVVWGLYYGAPISVEPMKAFAALVIAGTISTGELVVAGLLLAVLLLALGTTQSLETVNQYVDDTVVRGVQLGVALVLLETGVGLGLDDPKLVAVAAGIVAVLAVVGYSGQSAFAVFVFGAAIALVETGVPTPAVPAVDAMFMLPTMTLSVQTVEAILAQVAVTVGNAALATSVLLADYFDQDVSADQLSNSMGLMNLVAVPFGAFPMCHGSGGVAGKYAFGARTPGANLILGAGYVLTAFLAVGVIAAYPTALLGVILVLIALQLGWTGVSRTDDLAAVAAIGVFGVLVNLGLALVLGVLVQQLRARS, from the coding sequence ATGAGTTTCCGGTTCCGCGACCGGACGACGGTTTCGCTGTCGTGGACCGAACTGACCGGAGCAGTCGGGGACTCTGCGACGGTGCTCCCGGTTGTCGTGGCTGTCGCCGTGCTGACAGAGCTTTCGCTCCCAGTCATGCTCGTCTGGTTCGGCGTGTTTCAGGTCGTCTGGGGGCTGTACTACGGTGCTCCGATATCGGTCGAGCCGATGAAGGCTTTCGCCGCGCTGGTCATCGCCGGGACCATTTCGACCGGGGAACTCGTCGTCGCAGGGCTCCTGTTGGCAGTGCTTTTACTCGCGCTTGGCACCACACAGTCGCTCGAAACTGTCAACCAGTACGTCGATGACACTGTTGTTCGTGGGGTACAACTCGGTGTCGCGCTGGTCCTGCTGGAGACCGGCGTCGGTCTCGGACTCGACGACCCGAAGCTCGTGGCCGTCGCCGCCGGTATCGTCGCTGTCCTTGCGGTGGTCGGCTACAGCGGGCAGAGCGCCTTCGCCGTCTTCGTCTTTGGAGCGGCCATCGCTCTCGTGGAGACCGGGGTTCCGACGCCGGCCGTTCCAGCGGTTGACGCCATGTTTATGCTCCCGACGATGACACTGTCGGTGCAGACGGTAGAGGCTATCCTCGCTCAGGTCGCGGTCACGGTCGGTAACGCCGCCCTCGCCACGTCGGTCCTGCTCGCCGATTATTTCGACCAGGACGTATCCGCGGACCAGCTCTCGAACAGCATGGGGCTGATGAATCTGGTCGCGGTTCCTTTCGGCGCGTTTCCGATGTGTCACGGGAGTGGCGGCGTCGCCGGGAAGTACGCTTTCGGGGCCAGAACGCCCGGTGCCAATCTGATACTCGGCGCGGGCTACGTGCTGACCGCGTTCCTCGCTGTCGGTGTCATCGCGGCCTACCCGACGGCGCTTCTCGGGGTCATTCTGGTACTGATCGCGCTCCAGTTGGGCTGGACCGGGGTTTCCAGAACGGACGACTTGGCAGCTGTCGCGGCTATCGGTGTCTTCGGTGTGCTCGTCAACCTCGGTCTCGCACTCGTCCTCGGCGTTCTCGTCCAGCAACTGCGCGCCCGGTCGTGA
- a CDS encoding BolA family transcriptional regulator, translating to MDEDAVAELIEDALPEAQATVTTPRDPDDDKHYAVRVVSPAFEGESLVDQHQRVHDALGEHLTRDIHAIELTTLTPEEAE from the coding sequence ATGGACGAGGATGCGGTCGCCGAACTGATCGAGGACGCGCTTCCGGAGGCACAGGCGACGGTCACCACGCCGCGGGACCCCGACGACGACAAACACTACGCGGTACGCGTTGTTTCGCCGGCGTTTGAGGGCGAGTCGCTGGTCGACCAGCACCAGCGTGTCCACGACGCGCTGGGAGAGCATCTCACTCGCGACATTCACGCCATCGAGCTGACGACGCTGACGCCCGAAGAAGCCGAGTAA
- a CDS encoding thiol-disulfide oxidoreductase — protein MSDATLVYDDDCGFCTWWADFIDERSDLRVVGFSELDDDVLERLPDDYESCSHLVTEEDVYSCGESIETALTYTDMGKAARPLLSFLRQFEDYERFRERAYRRIADNRSKWGKVMSKTPPARRNDAN, from the coding sequence ATGAGCGACGCAACGCTCGTCTACGACGACGACTGCGGTTTCTGTACGTGGTGGGCGGACTTCATCGACGAGCGGTCCGACCTCAGGGTCGTGGGCTTCTCCGAGCTAGACGACGACGTACTAGAGCGACTCCCGGACGACTACGAATCCTGTTCGCATCTGGTGACCGAGGAGGACGTGTACTCCTGCGGGGAATCCATCGAGACAGCGCTCACATACACCGACATGGGCAAGGCGGCTCGGCCGCTGCTCTCGTTTCTCCGGCAGTTCGAGGATTACGAGCGATTCCGCGAGCGGGCCTATCGGCGGATCGCCGATAACCGTTCGAAGTGGGGGAAGGTCATGTCGAAGACGCCGCCAGCGCGCAGGAACGACGCGAACTGA
- a CDS encoding death domain-associated protein — translation MGFGSYDESEQKDNDVDADDSDGVAVHENDHDGSVSFETEATTSDLVDKLGDMKDEDEE, via the coding sequence ATGGGCTTTGGTAGCTACGATGAATCCGAACAGAAGGACAACGACGTAGATGCAGACGACAGCGATGGCGTTGCGGTCCACGAGAACGACCACGACGGATCGGTCTCCTTCGAGACGGAGGCGACCACGAGCGACCTCGTCGACAAGCTCGGCGACATGAAAGACGAAGACGAAGAGTAA
- a CDS encoding glutaredoxin: MGFEPEELSPDEVTDQVDSVIEDNEVVLFMKGNELMPQCGYSKKALALLQQHRDDIETVDVLKATDAYREALERHSGRETIPQTFVDGEFIGGSDILEQLHERGELGEKVGQ; the protein is encoded by the coding sequence ATGGGATTTGAGCCCGAAGAACTCTCCCCGGATGAAGTCACGGATCAGGTAGACAGCGTCATCGAAGACAACGAGGTTGTGCTGTTCATGAAAGGCAATGAGCTGATGCCACAGTGTGGCTACTCGAAGAAGGCCCTCGCACTGCTGCAACAGCACCGCGACGACATCGAGACAGTGGACGTGCTCAAAGCGACTGATGCCTATCGGGAGGCTCTAGAGCGCCACAGCGGGCGCGAGACGATTCCACAGACGTTCGTCGACGGGGAGTTCATCGGTGGCAGCGATATCCTCGAACAGCTTCACGAGCGCGGCGAACTCGGCGAAAAAGTCGGTCAGTAA
- a CDS encoding CoA-binding protein, translating into MPVTSDDELRDILELDRVAVVGCSTSPGKDAHEIPKYLTEQGYEVIPVNPFADEIFGQKAYDSLADIPGDIDIIDVFRPSDEVSDIVDAALERDDDAVIWLQLGIHDDKAVERAEAAGRRVVQDRCMKPTHQQLLA; encoded by the coding sequence ATGCCCGTTACTTCGGATGACGAACTCAGAGACATTCTCGAACTGGACCGCGTCGCCGTCGTCGGCTGCTCGACCAGCCCCGGCAAGGACGCCCACGAAATTCCGAAGTACCTCACCGAACAGGGGTACGAGGTGATACCGGTCAACCCCTTTGCTGACGAGATATTCGGGCAGAAGGCCTACGACTCACTGGCAGATATTCCCGGTGATATAGACATTATCGACGTCTTCAGGCCCAGCGACGAGGTCAGCGATATCGTCGACGCGGCCCTGGAACGCGACGACGACGCCGTCATCTGGCTGCAGCTCGGCATCCACGACGACAAGGCCGTCGAACGCGCCGAAGCTGCTGGCCGCCGCGTCGTCCAGGACCGCTGTATGAAGCCGACACACCAGCAACTGCTGGCCTGA
- a CDS encoding transcriptional regulator, whose protein sequence is MSDSPEKLSVWCAGEDWCPITTTASLIGKKWHPVIIHRLLDNGPSGFNELKENVDGISSKVLSDSLEDLQEKGLVDREVINEQPFRVNYSLTEHGESLESVITEMAAWGETYLQEPTEADEPAE, encoded by the coding sequence ATGAGCGATTCACCGGAGAAGCTTTCCGTCTGGTGTGCTGGCGAGGACTGGTGTCCTATAACCACGACGGCGTCCCTTATCGGGAAGAAGTGGCACCCCGTTATCATCCACCGGCTGCTTGATAACGGCCCCTCAGGATTTAACGAACTCAAGGAGAACGTCGACGGTATCTCATCTAAAGTGCTCTCCGACAGCCTCGAAGACCTGCAGGAGAAGGGGCTCGTCGACCGCGAAGTAATCAACGAACAGCCGTTTCGCGTCAATTACTCGCTCACCGAACACGGAGAGTCACTGGAGTCCGTAATTACCGAAATGGCAGCGTGGGGCGAGACCTACCTGCAGGAACCGACAGAGGCTGATGAGCCCGCAGAGTAG
- a CDS encoding mRNA 3'-end processing factor, whose protein sequence is MSSADETLDRIKAQVEEETPDDIEIESVAFEGPELVIYTPDAQTVANRDGIVRNLAQTLRKRINVRPTQEALVPPNEARTRITQTIPEDAGVQNLDFDRQTGEVFIEAEKPGRVIGRHGATLDEISASVGWTPEVVRTPPMESSTVSNVRNYLKQEREERRDILQRVGRQINRPTTSDEDWVRLTTLGCCREVGRAAFILSTPESRILIDCGDKPGAEGEVPYLQAPEALAAGPNSLDAVVLTHAHLDHSALIPILFKYGYDGPIYTTAPTRDLMGLLQLDYLDVASKEGRTPPYESQQVRDALKHTIPLEFGNVTDIAPDIKLTMHNAGHILGSAVCHFHIGEGRYNVAFSGDIHYKDTRLLDGAVNDFPRVETLVLESTYGGKNDYQTDQSDSERVLKDVINEAHENDGKVLIPAFAVGRSQELMLVLEEAMRKGDIPTMPVYLDGMIREATAIHTAYPEYLRDDLRQRILYEDENPFLAEQFEQVDGGDEMRRDIADDEPSIILTTSGMVTGGPVMSWLRLLGSDPDNTMAFVGYQAEGTLGRQIQRGQDEVTLGDTSGPRAERVSLRLNVETVDGFSGHADRQGLESFVETMHPRPEKILCVHGDASTTNQLSSALYQKFNMRTHNPKNLETFRLS, encoded by the coding sequence ATGAGTTCCGCAGACGAGACACTTGATCGAATTAAAGCACAGGTCGAAGAAGAGACACCGGACGACATCGAAATCGAATCTGTCGCGTTCGAGGGACCGGAACTAGTTATTTACACGCCGGACGCGCAGACGGTTGCCAACCGCGACGGTATCGTCAGAAATCTCGCACAGACGCTGCGGAAACGAATCAACGTTCGCCCCACGCAAGAAGCACTCGTCCCGCCGAACGAAGCGCGGACTCGAATCACGCAGACGATTCCCGAGGACGCTGGCGTCCAGAACTTGGATTTCGACCGCCAGACCGGCGAAGTGTTCATCGAAGCCGAAAAGCCCGGTCGCGTCATCGGCCGCCACGGGGCAACCCTCGACGAGATCTCCGCCTCCGTCGGCTGGACCCCGGAGGTCGTCCGGACGCCGCCGATGGAGTCCTCGACGGTCTCGAACGTCCGGAATTATCTCAAGCAGGAACGCGAGGAACGCCGGGACATCCTCCAGCGTGTCGGTCGCCAGATCAACCGACCTACCACGAGCGACGAGGACTGGGTTCGGCTCACGACGCTCGGCTGCTGTCGTGAAGTCGGTCGCGCCGCATTCATCCTCTCGACGCCGGAGTCCCGAATCCTCATCGACTGCGGTGACAAACCCGGTGCTGAGGGCGAGGTTCCGTATCTCCAAGCACCCGAAGCCCTCGCGGCTGGGCCGAATTCTCTCGACGCCGTCGTCCTGACCCACGCCCACCTGGACCACTCTGCGCTCATCCCCATCTTGTTCAAGTACGGCTACGACGGGCCGATATACACGACCGCGCCGACGCGGGACCTGATGGGCCTGCTCCAGCTGGACTACCTCGACGTGGCCTCGAAGGAGGGCCGCACCCCACCCTACGAGAGCCAGCAGGTCCGGGACGCGCTGAAACACACGATTCCACTGGAGTTCGGCAACGTCACCGACATCGCGCCCGACATCAAGCTCACGATGCACAACGCCGGGCACATCCTCGGCTCGGCGGTGTGTCACTTCCACATCGGCGAGGGCCGGTACAACGTCGCCTTCTCTGGGGACATCCACTACAAAGATACCCGCCTGCTCGATGGCGCGGTCAACGACTTCCCGCGAGTCGAGACACTCGTGCTTGAGTCGACCTACGGCGGGAAAAACGACTACCAGACCGACCAGTCCGACTCCGAGCGGGTCCTCAAGGACGTTATCAACGAGGCCCACGAGAACGACGGCAAGGTACTGATTCCGGCCTTCGCCGTGGGTCGGTCGCAGGAACTCATGCTCGTTCTCGAAGAAGCGATGCGAAAGGGCGACATCCCGACGATGCCGGTGTACCTCGACGGGATGATTCGGGAGGCGACGGCCATCCACACCGCGTATCCGGAGTACCTCCGGGACGACCTCCGCCAGCGTATCCTCTACGAGGACGAGAACCCGTTCCTCGCAGAGCAGTTCGAGCAAGTCGACGGCGGCGACGAGATGCGACGGGACATCGCCGACGACGAACCGTCTATCATTCTGACGACCTCCGGGATGGTCACCGGCGGCCCCGTGATGTCCTGGCTCCGGCTGCTGGGCAGCGACCCGGACAACACGATGGCGTTCGTCGGCTATCAGGCTGAGGGGACGCTCGGTCGGCAGATACAGCGGGGTCAGGACGAGGTCACCCTCGGCGACACGAGCGGGCCACGCGCCGAACGGGTGAGCCTCAGACTGAACGTGGAGACGGTCGACGGCTTCTCCGGCCACGCCGACCGACAGGGGCTCGAATCGTTCGTCGAGACGATGCATCCGCGGCCGGAGAAAATCCTCTGTGTCCACGGCGACGCGTCAACGACGAACCAGCTGTCCTCGGCGCTGTACCAGAAGTTCAACATGCGGACCCACAACCCGAAGAACCTCGAAACGTTCCGGCTGTCCTAA
- a CDS encoding trehalose utilization protein ThuA has product MVAVTVWNENRHERATGPANAMYPDGIHTTLAEMLTSYGHTVRTATLDDPANGLTETVLTDTDVLLWWGDVAHDAVSDAAASRVEQAVRDGMGFIPLHSSHESKPFEALIGGTGTLRWREEGEREHVWVVKASHPITDGLPEEFELERAEIYGKGFDLPIPDTLVTVSWCDDGTVFPSGCCYYRGAGRIFYFQPGHETFPVYHRPVVQRLLHNAVAWAASNERDHSTPNSPAHQDNRRGAW; this is encoded by the coding sequence ATGGTTGCAGTCACCGTGTGGAACGAAAACCGGCACGAACGGGCGACAGGCCCCGCCAATGCGATGTACCCCGACGGGATCCACACGACGTTGGCTGAGATGCTTACGTCCTACGGCCACACTGTTCGGACAGCGACACTTGATGATCCTGCTAACGGACTCACCGAGACGGTGCTCACCGACACTGACGTGTTACTGTGGTGGGGCGATGTCGCACATGATGCCGTCAGCGATGCGGCTGCGAGCCGCGTTGAGCAGGCTGTCCGTGACGGGATGGGGTTCATTCCGCTTCACTCCAGCCACGAATCGAAGCCGTTCGAGGCGCTTATCGGGGGAACTGGTACCCTGCGGTGGCGCGAGGAGGGCGAGCGTGAGCACGTCTGGGTCGTCAAAGCGAGCCATCCTATTACCGACGGACTTCCCGAGGAGTTCGAACTCGAACGTGCCGAGATATACGGAAAGGGGTTCGACCTACCGATACCCGACACCCTGGTGACTGTAAGTTGGTGCGACGACGGCACGGTATTTCCCAGCGGGTGTTGTTACTACCGTGGTGCAGGGCGTATATTCTACTTCCAACCCGGTCACGAAACGTTTCCCGTGTACCACCGGCCAGTCGTCCAGAGGCTCTTGCACAACGCCGTTGCGTGGGCCGCGTCGAATGAGCGCGATCACTCCACGCCGAACAGTCCTGCTCATCAGGACAACCGTCGTGGTGCCTGGTAG
- a CDS encoding DHH family phosphoesterase, with product MRPATELENLLGKADSLTIVCHNNPDPDCLASALALGRIAAAIGIDERRILYSGEISHQQNRSFVNLLEMDLREFDPADVTDRESSELLAFVDHSVPGSNNRVPEDVSVDIVIDHHPAEDIAATFVDHREEIGATATILTEYLRDLDIELNDRLATALLFAIRRETLGFLRGVTPDEYGAAGFLADTADSGLLRQLSSPSVSGATVDAIADAIENRTVRGSVLISHVGRTGERDALPQAADYLATLEGVETAIVFGIVEDAIQLSARSTDSRVNIGDVLSESLSDVGSAGGHREMAGGEVPLGIFADYTSDDTVLVDIVEQVISARLFAGLNLSEES from the coding sequence ATGCGCCCTGCAACGGAACTCGAAAATCTGCTTGGAAAAGCCGACTCACTCACTATCGTCTGTCACAACAACCCCGATCCCGACTGTCTTGCCAGCGCGCTCGCGCTCGGTCGCATCGCGGCCGCCATCGGCATCGACGAACGGCGAATCCTCTACAGCGGGGAGATTTCACACCAGCAGAACCGCTCGTTCGTCAATCTGCTGGAGATGGACCTCCGGGAGTTCGACCCGGCCGACGTGACCGACCGCGAGTCTTCGGAGCTGCTCGCCTTCGTTGACCACTCTGTTCCGGGGTCGAACAACCGGGTCCCCGAAGATGTCTCGGTTGACATCGTCATCGACCATCACCCAGCCGAGGATATCGCGGCCACGTTCGTCGACCACCGGGAAGAGATCGGAGCGACGGCGACGATACTGACCGAGTACCTCCGAGACCTCGACATCGAACTCAATGACCGTCTGGCGACAGCGTTGCTGTTTGCCATCCGGCGGGAGACGCTGGGGTTCCTGCGCGGCGTGACGCCGGACGAGTACGGCGCGGCCGGCTTTCTGGCCGACACGGCCGACTCTGGCCTGTTGCGGCAGCTCTCCTCGCCGTCTGTCAGCGGCGCGACCGTCGATGCAATCGCCGACGCAATCGAGAACCGGACGGTCCGCGGGTCGGTGCTGATATCACACGTCGGCCGGACAGGGGAGCGGGACGCACTCCCGCAGGCGGCCGACTATCTGGCGACGCTTGAGGGCGTCGAGACAGCCATCGTCTTCGGCATTGTCGAAGACGCTATCCAGCTCAGCGCCCGGTCGACCGACTCCCGGGTCAACATCGGCGACGTGCTGAGCGAGTCCCTGAGCGATGTTGGGAGCGCAGGCGGACACCGCGAGATGGCCGGCGGCGAGGTGCCACTCGGTATCTTCGCCGACTACACGAGTGACGACACCGTCCTCGTCGACATCGTCGAGCAAGTGATCTCGGCGCGGCTGTTTGCCGGATTGAATCTCTCGGAGGAGAGCTAA